The Candidatus Binatia bacterium DNA window TTCGCCGACTGGTATTGGGTGGGGGCCCGAACTGATCCGGATTCGAAGCACAAGGGCATCACGCTGTTCCTGATTCCGATGAAGCACCCGGGGCTGAGCATCCGACCGATCTGGACAATCGGGGACGAACGCACCAACGAAGTGTTCTTCGAGAACGTCGAGGTCTCGGCCGACATGGTCGTCGGGGAGGTGAATCACGGTTGGACGTACATCTGCGAAGCTCTGGATCTCGAGCGATTTGCAATGATGCCGATCGGTGGGCTCGAGAAGAAGGTGGAAGCGCTTTGCGCGCACGCGCACGATGCCGAGGTCTCCGGCCGGCGTCTTCGAGAGGACCCGATCGTGCGTCATCAGATCGCGCGGCTCGTAACCGAGCTCGAGGTTTCGCGCATGCTTCAGGCGCGGGTCATCTCCTCTGCGCTGAAGGACAAGATTCCGACGATCCAGTCGTCCCAATACAAGCTGTTTATGAACGAATGTGGACAGCACGTGGCGGATGCCGCTCTCGATCTCTTGGGGCCCGACGGCGTTTTGCGCCCGGGCGAGGAGGGGGCGCTCCTGGATGGGAAGTTCGAGCGCAGCTATCGGTACACGGTCGTCGACACGATCGGCGGCGGCGCGAGTGAGATCCAGAAGAACATCATCGCGACGCGCGGACTCGGCCTGCCGAAGAACTTCTGAGCGGGGTGCGTTTGCCCGGCGGGGGCTCGCCGCGATATCCCTGGGGGTGTGAGTTCGGGAATTTTTCTCCTCTCGAGCCTCCTTGCGACGCTCTGCTTGCCGACCGTTGCCGGCGGGCAAGAGACTGCGCCCGAGGGCGCGACCCTTTCGCGGCACGAGAGCCGCAGCATCGAAGAGATTGTCGTCACCGCCCGGCGGCGTGCGGAGCTGTTGGAGGATACGCCGATCTCCGTCACGGCACTGAGCGAGGCGACGCTGCGCGAGGCCGGTGTCACTCGCCTCGACGAGATCCAGGAACTCGTTCCGAACCTCCAGATGCCGACGGGACGTTCGGGCCTCGAGGGTCGCATTCGGATTCGAGGGATCGGCACGTCGACCAGCGAGGTCGCCTTCGATCCGGGCGTCGGAGTATACGTAGATGGCGTTTATCTGCCGCGGTCTCTCGGGCAGCTCGTCGACGTGCTCGACATCGAGCAGGTGGAGGTCCTGCGCGGCCCCCAGGGGACGCTCTTCGGAAAGAATACGGTCGGCGGGGCGCTCAACATCACGACCGTGAAGCCGACGCAGCAGCTCGAAGCGTGGGCCCTGTTGCGGCCCGGCAATCTGGGCTCGTTGCACACGCGGATGATGGTGAACACGCCGATCGGAACCGGTTGGCTGCGCGAGAGACTGGCGGCGCGAGTGGCGTTCAGTTCCACGAATCGGCGGGGGTACACCTACAACACGTTTCGAAATGAGTACTGGTCCGATACGAACTCTCTCGCCTTCTTGGGCTCGCTTCGGTTCACGCCGGTCGACGACGTATCGATCAACGTGAGTGGCTCGTGGTCGCGCAATCACGGTCGCCAGCGGGGCGGGCAATGCCTGGTCGTTCGCGAGACCGTCCTCGGAAACCTGCAGCCGGGGCTGTACGACGCGTGTCGCGCGTCGGGGAAGTATGAGTTCGAAGCCGATCCCGCGACGATCGCGGACGTCGAGAGCTACGGCACGTGGGGAACCATTGCATGGGACGTGGGTGAAGTCGGGCCCATTGATCACCTCAAGGTGAAGTCGATCACCTCGTGGCGTCAGCAGCACCCGCGCGGGCGGGACGACTTCGACATGACGGAGTTCCCCGTAATCCAGCTCGCGAGTGTCGGCGGCGGGGTGCTCGACGGCGAGCCCGGGTTCCAGCAGCAGATCAGCCAGGAGATCCAGCTGAACGCTTCGGCGTGGGACGATCGTCTCAACTTCGTGGGCGGCTACTTCGTATTGTGGGAGAAGGGCACCGCGCTCTGGACGATCTGGGCAATGGGCAACGCACTCGACGCGGCGACCACGACGGACGTGGACTTCAGCAACTGGACGTGGGCGCCGTTCGCGCAAGCAACGCTGGACATGACGGATTGGGCGAGCCTCACGGCGGGGCTGCGGTACACCGAGGACAAGAAGGGCCTGCACCTCCTGTTCTACGATCCCCGCATGCCCGAGCCGCCGCAGCTCGATCGCGACAAGAGCGTGATCTTCTCTGCGTGGACACCGATGGGGAGCCTCGCGCTTCGACTGCCCGACGAATATACGGACGGCACGCCGCTGAACCACCTGATGGGGTACTTCACGTACTCTCGCGGGTTCAAAGGGGGCGGCTTCGACGCGGTGACATCGCCGTTTGCCGAGGAGCTGAACCGGTTCGATCCGGAGACACTCGATTCATTCGAGTTTGGAGTGAAGACGATCTCGTTCGAGCAACGGGTGACGCTCAACTTGTCACTCTTCCTCGGCAACTATGAGGATATTCAGATCACGAAGTTCCAGGACCTGGGCGACACCGATGGCGACGGGTTGCCGAACCTTCAGCGCGTTACGCTCAATGCGGCGAGCGGGACGACGAAGGGTCTCGAACTCGAACTGCAGGCCTTGCCGATGGACGGGCTGCGAATCACGGGCTCTGTCGGACTGCTCGACGCTCGGTATGACGACTTCGAAGGCCTAGACGACGTGACGGGCGACAACGTCGACCGGGCCGGGCAACGGTTCTTGCTGACTCCGGAGATCCAGTCCCACATCGCTATCCAGTACTCGCTGCCGGTGTCTTTCGCGGGGCCGCAGTGGCTGCAGGGTTGGATCACTCCCCGGGTGGACTGGTCCTATCAAGGGAACGTCCTGTATCTGGGCCCCGAGATCCCGCAGGGCACGCAGTCGGGGTACAATCTCGTGCACCTGCGGGTCAGCTACGACTTCCTCGACGACCGGGCACAGGTCGGACTGTGGACCCGAAACCTCCTGGACGAGGCATACTTCGACTACGCGTTCTCGTCGTCTTCGAGTTTCGGGACCGGAAACCGCTGGTTCCAGGTCGGCCGAACGTACGGCGCGGAACTGAGCTACCGGCTCTGAGCGGGGACGGGGCGCACGATGCGCGTGCATTGGGTTCTTCACGAACTGGGCCTGCCGCACGAAACGCGCCCCATCCAGTCTCGGACGGGCGAAACGCAGACGCCCGAGTACCTGGCGCTCAACCCGGCCGGTAAGATCCCGGTGCTCCGAGAAGACTCCCGGCCGTTACGCGCACAGCCCGCGGTCCGGATCCCTCAGTCCAAAAAGCTTGCCGTCGCAGCTACAAACGCTTCCGAGGTCGATCCGTAGAGCGGCTCCGGAGTCGGCGTCGGCGTCGGAGTCGGAGTCGGAGTCGGAGTCGGCGTCGGAGTCGGAACGGGCGTCGGAGTCGGAACGGGCGTCGGAGTCGGAGTCGGAGTCGGAACCGGCGTCGGCGCCGGCGTCGGAACGAGCGTCGGCGTCGGTACGGATGTCGGCGTCGGAACGGGCGTCGGCATCGCGTCGAGCGAAGGGCACGTTGCGGGTGCCGGGGCGCCCTTCGAGCGCCAGTTGCCTTTCTTCGCGCTGTCCTTGCGGAACGGGCGGTTGAACTTCGTGCAGTAGCGGGTGTCGCCGAGCGTGAGCTCG harbors:
- a CDS encoding glutathione S-transferase N-terminal domain-containing protein codes for the protein MRVHWVLHELGLPHETRPIQSRTGETQTPEYLALNPAGKIPVLREDSRPLRAQPAVRIPQSKKLAVAATNASEVDP
- a CDS encoding TonB-dependent receptor; this encodes MSSGIFLLSSLLATLCLPTVAGGQETAPEGATLSRHESRSIEEIVVTARRRAELLEDTPISVTALSEATLREAGVTRLDEIQELVPNLQMPTGRSGLEGRIRIRGIGTSTSEVAFDPGVGVYVDGVYLPRSLGQLVDVLDIEQVEVLRGPQGTLFGKNTVGGALNITTVKPTQQLEAWALLRPGNLGSLHTRMMVNTPIGTGWLRERLAARVAFSSTNRRGYTYNTFRNEYWSDTNSLAFLGSLRFTPVDDVSINVSGSWSRNHGRQRGGQCLVVRETVLGNLQPGLYDACRASGKYEFEADPATIADVESYGTWGTIAWDVGEVGPIDHLKVKSITSWRQQHPRGRDDFDMTEFPVIQLASVGGGVLDGEPGFQQQISQEIQLNASAWDDRLNFVGGYFVLWEKGTALWTIWAMGNALDAATTTDVDFSNWTWAPFAQATLDMTDWASLTAGLRYTEDKKGLHLLFYDPRMPEPPQLDRDKSVIFSAWTPMGSLALRLPDEYTDGTPLNHLMGYFTYSRGFKGGGFDAVTSPFAEELNRFDPETLDSFEFGVKTISFEQRVTLNLSLFLGNYEDIQITKFQDLGDTDGDGLPNLQRVTLNAASGTTKGLELELQALPMDGLRITGSVGLLDARYDDFEGLDDVTGDNVDRAGQRFLLTPEIQSHIAIQYSLPVSFAGPQWLQGWITPRVDWSYQGNVLYLGPEIPQGTQSGYNLVHLRVSYDFLDDRAQVGLWTRNLLDEAYFDYAFSSSSSFGTGNRWFQVGRTYGAELSYRL
- a CDS encoding acyl-CoA dehydrogenase family protein; the protein is MKFDLESDERAFAEEVEAFLNENASPDVMDPHPEQLSQTVDTPAKRAFIGKLAERGWLGMSWPKEYGGREMSGIYDFVLTEALARRGAPQPGKGVGIVGKTLIRHGSDKMKSEVLPKILRGEIEFAIGYSEPDAGSDAASMRLKAERKGDGWVLNGAKLWTTSAHFADWYWVGARTDPDSKHKGITLFLIPMKHPGLSIRPIWTIGDERTNEVFFENVEVSADMVVGEVNHGWTYICEALDLERFAMMPIGGLEKKVEALCAHAHDAEVSGRRLREDPIVRHQIARLVTELEVSRMLQARVISSALKDKIPTIQSSQYKLFMNECGQHVADAALDLLGPDGVLRPGEEGALLDGKFERSYRYTVVDTIGGGASEIQKNIIATRGLGLPKNF